From the Plodia interpunctella isolate USDA-ARS_2022_Savannah chromosome 5, ilPloInte3.2, whole genome shotgun sequence genome, one window contains:
- the cac gene encoding voltage-dependent calcium channel type A subunit alpha-1 isoform X3: MLGGVGGRHASVRRRGSSPGVRRGVCAGDSPPASPRPMRRRRAALAASDHKTCALIHTRLKLGDIMLAAAQEAAGAQARAAPADTMGGAHQPATPGPSSLFIFSNDNPIRRYTKFIIEWPPFEYAVLLTIIANCVVLALEEHLPNGDKTILAQNLEKTEAYFLGIFCVEASLKILALGFVLHRGSYLRNVWNIMDFFVVVTGIITLMPSFAPEVDFRTLRAIRVLRPLKLVSGVPSLQVVLKSIIKAMAPLLQIGLLVLFAIVIFAIIGLEFYSGALHKTCYTLEDINEIWTDGDNPTPCNADNMTLAPFGAKVCEYDKSTCLEKWEGPNHGITSFDNIGFAMLTVFQCITMEGWTSILYWTNDALGSAFNWVYFVPLIVLGSFFMLNLVLGVLSGEFAKEREKVENRQEFLKLRRQQQLERELNGYVEWICKAEEVILAEERTTEEEKQHIIEARRRAAAKKKLKNLGKSKSTDTEEEEQDEDCGDDVPKKKQGFLKSKSRSAGKCADFWRAEKRFRFWIRHTVKTQWFYWFVIVLVLFNTICVAVEHYKQPRWLTSFLYYAEFVFLGLFMMEMWVKMYALGPRIYFESSFNRFDCVVISGSIFEVVWSEVKGGSFGLSVLRALRLLRIFKVTKYWSSLRNLVISLLNSMRSIISLLFLLFLFILIFALLGMQLFGGQFNFEGDTPPTNFNTFPIALLTVFQILTGEDWNEVMYDGIQSQGGIQKGMIYSLYFVILVLFGNYTLLNVFLAIAVDNLANAQELTAAEEEQVEEDKEKQLQELEKEMGALHAVDGSPPGVDLSPTSPASRKNKKKEEAKEEEEEIPDGPKPMLPYSSMFILSPTNPIRRGAHWVVNLKYFDFFIMIVICLSSAALAAEDPVVEDSPRNKILNYFDYAFTGVFTVEMLLKIVDLGILFHPGAYLRDLWNIMDAAVVICALVSFGFEIGGVKKGAGQNLSTIKSLRVLRVLRPLKTIKRVPKLKAVFDCVVNSLKNVINILIVYILFQFIFAVIAVQLFNGKFFHCTDISKNTFEDCQGSYFVYEPNSLLPKVAQRVWATQHFHYDNVATAMLTLFAVQTGEGWPQVLQNSMAATYEDKGPIQNFRIEMSIFYIVYFVVFPFFFVNIFVALIIITFQEQGEAELQDGEIDKNQKSCIDFTIEARPLERYMPSKRTSFKYKVWRIVVSTPFEYFIMTLIVLNTLLLMMKFHEAPPLLMDMLTFMNLVFTFFFLLETVLKLIAFGCTNFFKDPWNTFDFITVIGSIIDALIMEFGADLAENCADISCQQENTFNVGFLRLFRAARLIKLLRQGYTIRILLWTFVQSFKALPYVCLLIAMLFFIYAIIGMQVFGNIDLAEDSDLSRHNNFRNFIQALMLLFRCATGESWPNIMLACLKPAKCDKDTGKPANEACGSTLAYAYFVSFIFFCSFLMLNLFVAVIMDNFDYLTRDSSILGAHHLDEFVRIWAEYDPNATGKIHYTEMYDMLKNMDPPLGFGNKCPNRLAYKKLIRMNMPLDDEGKVNFTTTLFALIRENLNIKMRSAEEMDQADEELRETITHIWPLQSKKMLDLLVPRNDVLNAGKLTVGKIYAGLLILESWRSTRFGQTEPQGVPKASFFNCLLDVAAGLGPGSRAGSLSHEAPALPADGHPAHSDDPHTLANLARRSTRKSLKNNKKVLELQGSQHGSMESLDEARLQAPHVYQNGHHGRSSSLRRTPSPRRRGHYGGYHHDIGFSDTVSNVVEIVKHEHQRHGRTHRAPHHYHPHAGKEWRAPYPTTSLSQPSRSPSPPHHTYVWAPIGGDRDREWREWRDRSWEREGGRRGRGRQLPPTPTKPSTLQVKQQPPFNRISHSPSHLSLRHTVREPVEPLHDEYEYGREVERLIHRDYRSRERQHRSFSMNAINPESFRSVDIVARLHHSNQIVNEQTRALSNSITNVFARRRGRGYESERGAGGARAYETPAPLSYEAALAMGRGGGARTLPSPAPATRLPNGYKPRARHSDSDEDDWC, from the exons GTTGGCGGCAGCGCAGGAGGCGGCGGGCGCGCAGGCTCGCGCGGCGCCAGCTGATACCATGGGCGGCGCGCACCAGCCCGCTACTCCAGGGCCCAGCTCGCTGTTTATATTCTCCAACGACAACCCAATTCGGAG ATATACAAAATTCATCATCGAGTGGCCGCCCTTCGAGTACGCGGTGCTGCTTACCATCATCGCCAACTGCGTGGTGCTGGCGCTGGAGGAGCATTTGCCCAACGGCGATAAGACCATCTTAGCACAGAATCTG gAAAAGACAGAGGCGTACTTTTTAGGAATATTTTGTGTAGAAGCCTCGTTAAAAATTTTAGCATTAGGTTTTGTTTTACACAGAGGATCGTATCTTAGAAACGTTTGGAACATCATGGATTTTTTCGTTGTAGTAACTGG TATCATCACGCTGATGCCCTCGTTCGCGCCCGAGGTTGACTTCAGGACCTTGCGCGCCATTAGGGTGTTGAGGCCCCTTAAATTAGTATCGGGCGTTCCTA GTCTACAAGTTGTGTTGAAATCCATCATCAAAGCTATGGCCCCGCTGCTGCAGATTGGCCTATTGGTGCTGTTTGCGATCGTTATCTTCGCCATTATCGGCCTTGAGTTCTACTCAGGGGCGCTCCATAAGACTTGTTATACTTTAGAGGATATTA ATGAAATATGGACTGACGGTGACAATCCGACGCCGTGTAACGCGGACAACATGACCCTCGCGCCGTTCGGAGCCAAAGTGTGCGAGTACGATAAAAGCACGTGCTTGGAGAAGTGGGAAGGGCCCAACCACGGGATCACCTCCTTTGACAACATCGGCTTCGCTATGCTTACCGTCTTCCAATGCATCACTATGGAGGGCTGGACTTCCATCCTCTATTGG ACGAACGACGCGTTGGGTAGTGCGTTCAACTGGGTTTACTTTGTGCCTCTAATAGTATTGGGTTCATTCTTTATGCTCAACTTAGTTCTCGGTGTTCTTAGCGG TGAGTTCGctaaagaaagagagaaagtAGAAAATAGACaagaatttctaaaattaagaAGACAGCAGCAACTAGAGAGAGAACTCAATGGTTATGTTGAATGGATTTGTAAAGCCG AGGAAGTAATATTAGCAGAAGAAAGAACAACAGAAGAAGAAAAACAGCACATAATAGAAG CACGCAGAAGGGCAGCAGCGAAAAAGAAGTTAAAAAACCTAGGGAAAAGCAAAAGTACAGATACTGAGGAAGAGGAGCAAGACGAGGACTGTGGCGATGACG TTCCAAAGAAAAAGCAAG GTTTCCTGAAAAGCAAATCTCGTTCAGCTGGCAAATGCGCGGATTTTTGGCGCGCCGAGAAGAGGTTTCGCTTCTGGATCAGACATACCGTAAAGACGCAGTGGTTTTATTGGTTCGTCATCGTCTTGGTGCTTTTCAATACTATTTGCGTTGCCGTCGAGCATTATAAACAACCTCGATGGTTAACGTCTTTTTTGT ACTATGCCGAATTTGTGTTCCTGGGTTTATTTATGATGGAGATGTGGGTGAAAATGTATGCGTTGGGGCCCCGAATTTACTTCGAATCTTCTTTCAACCGCTTTGACTGTGTGGTTATATCTGGCTCCATTTTTGAAGTTGTTTGGTCCGAGGTCAAAGGTGGTTCCTTCGGCCTCTCTGTTCTTAGAGCCTTAAGACTGTTAAGAATATTCAAG gttACCAAATACTGGTCATCTCTAAGAAATTTGGTGATATCACTCCTTAACTCTATGAGATCTATCATCTCTCTGTTGTTCCTTCTATTCTTGTTCATTCTCATATTTGCCTTACTTGGGATGCAACTTTTTGGAGGACAGTTTAATTTCGAAGGTGACACGCCACCGACTAACTTCAACACCTTTCCTATTGCGTTGCTCACTGTCTTCCAG aTCTTAACAGGCGAAGATTGGAACGAGGTCATGTATGACGGTATCCAATCTCAGGGCGGCATCCAGAAAGGCATGATCTACTCGTTGTACTTCGTAATTCTGGTGCTGTTCGGAAACTACACTCTCCTGAATGTGTTTCTTGCCATCGCTGTCGACAACTTGGCTAATGCCCAG GAATTGACAGCGGCTGAGGAGGAACAGGTCGAGGAAGATAAGGAGAAACAGCTCCAA GAATTGGAGAAAGAGATGGGTGCGTTACACGCGGTGGACGGATCTCCACCCGGAGTAGACTTAAGCCCCACATCGCCTGCTAGTAggaag aataaaaagaaagaagaggCCAAAGAAGAGGAAGAGGAGATACCAGACGGACCAAAACCAATGCTGCCATATTCGTCCATGTTTATTTTGTCACCAACTAATCC AATAAGGCGAGGCGCACACTGggttgtaaatttaaaatattttgatttttttattatgatagtCATATGTTTGAGTTCTGCGGCTTTAGCAGCTGAGGACCCCGTAGTGGAAGATAGTccaag aaataaaattctgaaCTACTTCGACTACGCGTTCACGGGGGTGTTCACCGTGGAGATGTTGCTGAAGATCGTCGACTTAGGCATCCTGTTCCACCCGGGCGCGTATCTGCGCGACCTGTGGAACATCATGGACGCCGCTGTCGTCATCTGTGCTCTTGTCAGCTTCGGTTTCGAGATCGG agGTGTCAAAAAAGGGGCGGGACAGAATCTGTCCACAATAAAGTCGTTAAGAGTTTTAAGAGTGCTCAGACCATTGAAAACGATAAAACGTGTTCCAAAGTTAAAAGCAGTGTTTGACTGTGTTgtgaactctttaaaaaatgtcattaacATTCTCATTGTGTACATATTGTTTCAATTCATATTCGCTGTAATCGCGGTTCAACTTTTTAATGGTAAATTTTTTCACTGCACCGATATCAGTAAGAATACTTTTGAAGACTGCCA AGGGTCGTATTTCGTGTACGAACCGAACAGCCTGCTGCCAAAGGTTGCGCAGCGCGTGTGGGCGACGCAACACTTCCATTACGACAACGTGGCAACGGCCATGTTGACGCTGTTTGCGGTGCAGACGGGAGAAGGCTGGCCACA aGTGTTACAAAATTCGATGGCGGCAACTTACGAAGATAAGGGACCCATACAAAATTTTCGAATAGAAATgtccatattttatattgtttactttgtGGTATTTCCGTTCTTCTTTGTAAACATATTCGTAGCTCTGATTATTATCACATTTCAAGAGCAGGGAGAAGCTGAATTACAAGACggtgaaattgataaaaatcag AAATCATGTATAGACTTCACGATAGAAGCACGGCCTCTCGAGAGGTATATGCCAAGCAAAAGGACAAGTTTTAAGTACAAAGTGTGGAGAATAGTAGTCTCTACGCCCTTCGAGTACTTCATTATGACCCTTATCGTCCTTAATACTTTGTTGCTCATGATGAAG TTTCACGAGGCTCCACCACTACTCATGGACATGTTAACATTCATGAACCTCGTCTTTACGTTCTTCTTCCTTCTCGAGACCGTTTTGAAGCTGATTGCCTTCGGATGTACG aattttttcaaagaTCCTTGGAATACATTTGATTTCATAACGGTCATCGGAAGTATTATTGACGCACTCATTATGGAGTTTGgc GCCGACCTTGCTGAAAATTGTGCTGACATTTCCTGTCAGCAG GAGAACACATTCAACGTCGGCTTCCTCCGCCTGTTCCGAGCCGCGCGACTGATCAAGCTGCTCCGACAGGGCTACACCATTCGGATATTGCTCTGGACGTTTGTGCAGAGTTTCAAAGCCTTACCCTACGTGTGCCTTCTCATTGCAATGCTATTCTTCATCTACGCCATCATTGGGATGCAG GTGTTTGGCAATATAGACTTAGCAGAAGACTCAGATTTGAGCAGACACAACAATTTTCGAAACTTCATCCAAGCACTCATGCTACTGTTCAG ATGCGCGACGGGCGAGTCATGGCCCAACATCATGCTGGCTTGCCTCAAGCCGGCCAAGTGCGACAAGGACACGGGAAAACCCGCCAATGAAGCCTGTGGCAGCACCCTCGCCTATGCCTACTTCGTATCGTTTATATTCTTCTGTTCATTTCTT aTGTTGAATTTGTTCGTTGCCGTCATCATGGATAATTTCGACTACCTAACGAGGGACTCGTCAATCCTGGGCGCGCATCATCTCGACGAATTTGTTAGAATATGGGCCGAATATGACCCAAACGCAAC gGGAAAGATTCATTATACAGAAATGTACGATATGTTGAAGAATATGGATCCACCGCTGGGGTTTGGTAATAAATGTCCAAATAGACTAgcatataaaaaacttattagaaTGAATATGCCGCTAGACGACGAAGGGAAAGTAAATTTTACAACAACATTATTTGCCTTAATAcgagaaaatttaaatataaaaatgagatCTG CGGAAGAAATGGACCAAGCAGATGAAGAACTTAGAGAAACAATAACACACATATGGCCACTCCAATCGAAAAAGATGTTAGACTTGTTGGTGCCTCGAAACGATGTACTCAACGCTGGAAAACTGACTGTAGGGAAGATTTATGCGGGTCTACTGATTTTAGAGAGTTGGAGATCAACAAGGTTTGGCCAGACTGAACCACAGGGTGTTCCG AAGGCGTCCTTCTTTAACTGCCTGCTGGACGTGGCGGCGGGGCTGGGCCCGGGTTCACGCGCGGGTTCGTTGAGCCACGAGGCCCCGGCACTGCCCGCCGACGGCCACCCTGCCCACTCAGACGACCCCCACACGCTGGCCAACCTCGCCAGACGCAGTACCAGAAAATCGCTCAA GAACAACAAAAAG GTACTGGAACTACAAGGGTCGCAGCATGGTTCCATGGAGTCTTTAGACGAGGCAAGATTACAAGCTCCTCATGTGTACCAGAATGGTCACCATGGAAGATCATCTAGTTTGAG ACGAACGCCTAGTCCAAGAAGACGAGGCCACTACGGAGGTTACCATCACGACATCGGCTTCTCGGACACCGTCAGCAATGTCGTCGAGATAGTTAAGCACGAACATCAGAGACATGGGCGAACGCACCGGGCCCCTCATCATTATCATCCACATG CAGGGAAGGAGTGGAGGGCGCCGTATCCCACAACCAGCCTGAGCCAGCCCTCGCGGTCGCCCAGCCCGCCACACCACACCTACG TTTGGGCTCCGATAGGTGGGGATCGGGACCGGGAGTGGCGGGAATGGCGCGACCGATCGTGGGAGCGCGAGGGCGGACGTCGCGGCCGCGGCCGGCAGCTCCCTCCCACTCCTACCAAGCCGTCCACGCTACAAGTGAAGCAGCAACCACCATTCAATAGAATTAGCCATAGTCCTTCGCAT TTATCGTTAAGGCATACGGTGCGAGAACCCGTAGAACCTCTACACGACGAGTACGAATATGGCCGAGAAGTTGAAAGACTGATACACCGAGACTATAGATCTAGAGAAAG GCAGCACAGATCGTTCTCAATGAACGCTATCAATCCCGAGAGCTTCCGCTCGGTGGACATCGTGGCTCGCCTCCACCACTCCAATCAGATCGTCAACGAACAAACCAGAGCTTTATCGAATTCGATAACGAACGTGTTCGCTCgtagacgcggcagaggataCGAGTCGGAGCGCGGAgcgggcggcgcgcgcgcgtaCGAAACGCCCGCGCCGCTCAGCTACGAGGCGGCGCTGGCGATggggcgcggcggcggcgcgcgcacGCTGCCGTCGCCCGCGCCCGCGACGCGCCTACCCAACGGCTACAAGCCGCGCGCGCGCCACTCGGACTCGGACGAGGACGACTGGTGCTAG